The following coding sequences lie in one Anomaloglossus baeobatrachus isolate aAnoBae1 chromosome 7, aAnoBae1.hap1, whole genome shotgun sequence genomic window:
- the LOC142245427 gene encoding chemerin-like receptor 1 isoform X2 gives MTLPHALCYSIVDIRLLIEYWDSYTSFLKYFNFVVSIVTCLLGLVGNAIVIFFLGFVMKKHKSKYWFLNLAVADFFALLTLPLHAFGVLYGTWTFGPYICKLFLFTLCVNMYASVLILISLNIARVLSVTQPMFHLKFMSQRVSFWICALIWTFTLVSSVPVFYYSGEVKIGQLTLCSYFGSKSFGVVVANNGYNVSSENTTGDILTSNIVSKFRPYFEQCSSDTCCGGEDALNLWNHLILTSKKFVMPFLVVGYFIPLVIVIICNITIIVHVRRSKTANPHRLYRIVLVIILVFFITWTPVFIAETVAFIAVLNMNFILMFNVLAFLPLLITLAYSNSCLNPIVYVLIGGKMRTGLFDFISSIRHNYT, from the coding sequence ATGACTTTGCCCCATGCTCTCTGTTACTCCATTGTGGACATCCGTCTTCTGATCGAATACTGGGACTCCTACACATCTTTCCTTAAGTACTTTAACTTTGTGGTGTCCATCGTTACCTGTCTATTGGGACTGGTGGGAAATGCAATTGTCATCTTTTTTCTCGGATTCGTTATGAAGAAACACAAGTCTAAATACTGGTTTCTGAATTTGGCGGTTGCTGATTTCTTCGCTCTCCTTACGTTACCCCTTCATGCCTTTGGAGTTCTTTATGGCACCTGGACTTTTGGGCCATACATCTGTAAACTCTTTCTCTTCACTTTATGTGTTAATATGTATGCCAGTGTTTTAATTCTTATCTCCTTAAATATTGCCAGAGTTTTGTCTGTAACTCAGCCGATGTTCCACCTCAAATTCATGTCCCAACGTGTTTCTTTTTGGATTTGTGCTTTAATCTGGACTTTTACACTAGTGTCCAGTGTCCCGGTGTTCTACTATAGTGGTGAAGTGAAAATTGGACAACTCACACTATGCAGCTACTTTGGCAGTAAAAGCTTTGGAGTCGTAGTAGCCAACAATGGATATAACGTGAGCAGCGAGAACACAACAGGAGACATTTTAACCTCTAACATCGTCTCCAAGTTCAGACCCTACTTTGAACAGTGCTCATCCGACACATGTTGTGGTGGTGAGGATGCGCTCAATTTGTGGAACCATTTGATACTTACGTCTAAGAAGTTTGTGATGCCTTTCCTTGTCGTTGGATATTTTATTCCTCTTGTCATTGTAATAATTTGTAATATAACCATAATTGTGCATGTGAGAAGATCCAAGACCGCTAATCCTCACAGGCTCTATAGGATCGTCCTCGTCATCATCCTGGTGTTTTTTATAACATGGACCCCAGTGTTCATCGCAGAGACTGTGGCATTCATCGCTGTTCTCAATATGAACTTCATACTCATGTTCAACGTGCTTGCATTCCTGCCGCTCTTGATCACCCTTGCTTACTCGAACAGCTGCTTGAACCCAATTGTGTATGTGTTAATTGGTGGGAAGATGCGAACAGGGCTTTTTGATTTCATAAGTAGCATCAGACATAACTACACATAA